The following coding sequences are from one Nicotiana tabacum cultivar K326 chromosome 1, ASM71507v2, whole genome shotgun sequence window:
- the LOC107791755 gene encoding protein IQ-DOMAIN 17 isoform X1 produces MGNKKERSSSSWLTAVKRAFRSPTKDPDKKKQNKRRDDNNQPMEVDEDEEEKKKEKRRWLFRKPTNLENGTTHQTTIKSENDDVSTPAAEGTDQRHAIAVAVATAAAAQAAVGTAQTTAEIARLVNPPVSRFYSSPIYAGDREHQAAIIIQTAFRGYLARRALKALKGLVKLQALVRGHNVRKQAKMTLRCMQALVRVQARVLDQRFRQSQEGSRKSTFSDTSSMWNSQYLQDITDRKSMSRDGSSIPDDWDERPHTIEEVKAMLRKRKEAALKRERTLSDAFSQQTRRAGRNSSIGSESDFGEKHQWMDRWMAAKPWDNSRGRASTDQSIDPVKTVEMDTSQPYSYLAPNLRRSDERQQHQQHQRPSSPLHISYQNQSFQFPVTPSPSKTRPIQVRSASPRCPRDDRSSSGAQTPSLRPNNNYSFNGISHQRNRPTPGAAPIPNYMAATESALARIRSQSAPRQRPSTPERDRAGSAKKRLSFPVPDRYGNIPIGYEAGYEHSLRSPSFKSLNGVHFVYEQQSNYSSCCTESLGGEISPSSTSDLRRYLREPWSNGKVVRVTYRSRVLAVESASH; encoded by the exons ATGGGGAATAAGAAAGAAAGATCTTCATCTTCTTGGTTGACTGCTGTTAAAAGAGCTTTTAGATCTCCTACTAAAGACCCTGACAAGAAGaagcaaaataaaagaagagatgATAATAATCAACCTATGGAAGTtgacgaagatgaagaagaaaag aagaaggaaaagagaagatGGCTTTTCAGGAAGCCAACTAATCTTGAAAATGGGACAACACATCAGACTACGATTAAATCGGAGAATGATGATGTGTCCACTCCTGCAGCTGAGGGAACGGACCAAAGGCATGCCATTGCAGTGGCTGTCGCAACTGCAGCCGCGGCTCAGGCTGCAGTTGGCACAGCTCAGACAACTGCTGAAATAGCTCGACTTGTCAATCCGCCTGTTTCTAGATTCTATAGTTCTCCTATTTATGCTGGGGATAGAGAGCATCAGGCTGCAATTATAATTCAGACAGCTTTCAGGGGATATCTG GCAAGAAGGGCTCTAAAAGCATTAAAAGGTCTAGTAAAGTTGCAAGCTTTAGTGAGAGGTCACAATGTTCGGAAACAAGCGAAGATGACTCTCAGATGTATGCAAGCTCTTGTTAGAGTTCAAGCGCGAGTACTTGACCAGCGGTTTAGGCAATCTCAAGAAGGAAGTAGAAAATCAACATTTAGTGACACCAGTAGCATGTGGAATTCACAGTATCTTCAAGATATCACAGATAGAAAATCAATG TCAAGGGATGGAAGCAGCATTCCAGATGATTGGGATGAAAGGCCACACACTATTGAAGAGGTAAAAGCAATGTTACGAAAGAGAAAAGAAGCTGCTTTGAAACGCGAAAGGACCTTATCCGACGCCTTCTCTCAACAG ACACGGAGAGCAGGAAGAAATTCCTCGATAGGAAGTGAAAGTGATTTTGGAGAAAAGCATCAATGGATGGACCGGTGGATGGCTGCGAAACCATGGGACAACAGCAGGGGAAGAGCATCAACTGATCAAAGTATTGACCCTGTTAAAACTGTTGAAATGGATACGTCGCAACCTTATTCATATTTAGCTCCTAATTTAAGAAGATCAGATGAAcgacaacaacatcaacaacaccAACGACCAAGTTCACCCCTTCATATATCCTACCAAAATCAATCTTTTCAATTCCCTGTTACACCTTCTCCATCCAAAACACGACCTATTCAAGTCCGTTCTGCAAGTCCTCGATGTCCAAGAGACGACAGAAGTAGTAGCGGGGCTCAAACTCCAAGCCTGAGGCCTAATAATAACTACTCATTCAATGGTATCTCACACCAACGTAATAGACCAACTCCCGGTGCTGCACCAATTCCCAACTATATGGCTGCTACCGAGTCTGCCTTGGCAAGAATCCGTTCACAAAGCGCCCCACGACAGAGGCCTTCAACCCCGGAGAGGGATCGAGCAGGGTCAGCTAAGAAACGGCTTTCTTTCCCTGTCCCTGACCGTTATGGCAATATTCCTATAGGTTATGAAGCAGGGTATGAACATAGTCTGAGGAGTCCAAGCTTTAAGAGCCTTAATGGAGTACATTTCGTATATGAACAACAATCTAACTATTCTTCTTGTTGCACGGAGAGTCTTGGTGGCGAGATCTCTCCTTCATCAACAAGCGATTTGAGGAGGTATTTGAG GgaaccttggagcaacggtaaagttgtccgTGTGACATATAGGTCACGGGTTCTAGCCGTGGAATCAGCCAGCCACTGA
- the LOC107791755 gene encoding protein IQ-DOMAIN 17 isoform X2 — translation MGNKKERSSSSWLTAVKRAFRSPTKDPDKKKQNKRRDDNNQPMEVDEDEEEKKKEKRRWLFRKPTNLENGTTHQTTIKSENDDVSTPAAEGTDQRHAIAVAVATAAAAQAAVGTAQTTAEIARLVNPPVSRFYSSPIYAGDREHQAAIIIQTAFRGYLARRALKALKGLVKLQALVRGHNVRKQAKMTLRCMQALVRVQARVLDQRFRQSQEGSRKSTFSDTSSMWNSQYLQDITDRKSMSRDGSSIPDDWDERPHTIEEVKAMLRKRKEAALKRERTLSDAFSQQTRRAGRNSSIGSESDFGEKHQWMDRWMAAKPWDNSRGRASTDQSIDPVKTVEMDTSQPYSYLAPNLRRSDERQQHQQHQRPSSPLHISYQNQSFQFPVTPSPSKTRPIQVRSASPRCPRDDRSSSGAQTPSLRPNNNYSFNGISHQRNRPTPGAAPIPNYMAATESALARIRSQSAPRQRPSTPERDRAGSAKKRLSFPVPDRYGNIPIGYEAGYEHSLRSPSFKSLNGVHFVYEQQSNYSSCCTESLGGEISPSSTSDLRRYLR, via the exons ATGGGGAATAAGAAAGAAAGATCTTCATCTTCTTGGTTGACTGCTGTTAAAAGAGCTTTTAGATCTCCTACTAAAGACCCTGACAAGAAGaagcaaaataaaagaagagatgATAATAATCAACCTATGGAAGTtgacgaagatgaagaagaaaag aagaaggaaaagagaagatGGCTTTTCAGGAAGCCAACTAATCTTGAAAATGGGACAACACATCAGACTACGATTAAATCGGAGAATGATGATGTGTCCACTCCTGCAGCTGAGGGAACGGACCAAAGGCATGCCATTGCAGTGGCTGTCGCAACTGCAGCCGCGGCTCAGGCTGCAGTTGGCACAGCTCAGACAACTGCTGAAATAGCTCGACTTGTCAATCCGCCTGTTTCTAGATTCTATAGTTCTCCTATTTATGCTGGGGATAGAGAGCATCAGGCTGCAATTATAATTCAGACAGCTTTCAGGGGATATCTG GCAAGAAGGGCTCTAAAAGCATTAAAAGGTCTAGTAAAGTTGCAAGCTTTAGTGAGAGGTCACAATGTTCGGAAACAAGCGAAGATGACTCTCAGATGTATGCAAGCTCTTGTTAGAGTTCAAGCGCGAGTACTTGACCAGCGGTTTAGGCAATCTCAAGAAGGAAGTAGAAAATCAACATTTAGTGACACCAGTAGCATGTGGAATTCACAGTATCTTCAAGATATCACAGATAGAAAATCAATG TCAAGGGATGGAAGCAGCATTCCAGATGATTGGGATGAAAGGCCACACACTATTGAAGAGGTAAAAGCAATGTTACGAAAGAGAAAAGAAGCTGCTTTGAAACGCGAAAGGACCTTATCCGACGCCTTCTCTCAACAG ACACGGAGAGCAGGAAGAAATTCCTCGATAGGAAGTGAAAGTGATTTTGGAGAAAAGCATCAATGGATGGACCGGTGGATGGCTGCGAAACCATGGGACAACAGCAGGGGAAGAGCATCAACTGATCAAAGTATTGACCCTGTTAAAACTGTTGAAATGGATACGTCGCAACCTTATTCATATTTAGCTCCTAATTTAAGAAGATCAGATGAAcgacaacaacatcaacaacaccAACGACCAAGTTCACCCCTTCATATATCCTACCAAAATCAATCTTTTCAATTCCCTGTTACACCTTCTCCATCCAAAACACGACCTATTCAAGTCCGTTCTGCAAGTCCTCGATGTCCAAGAGACGACAGAAGTAGTAGCGGGGCTCAAACTCCAAGCCTGAGGCCTAATAATAACTACTCATTCAATGGTATCTCACACCAACGTAATAGACCAACTCCCGGTGCTGCACCAATTCCCAACTATATGGCTGCTACCGAGTCTGCCTTGGCAAGAATCCGTTCACAAAGCGCCCCACGACAGAGGCCTTCAACCCCGGAGAGGGATCGAGCAGGGTCAGCTAAGAAACGGCTTTCTTTCCCTGTCCCTGACCGTTATGGCAATATTCCTATAGGTTATGAAGCAGGGTATGAACATAGTCTGAGGAGTCCAAGCTTTAAGAGCCTTAATGGAGTACATTTCGTATATGAACAACAATCTAACTATTCTTCTTGTTGCACGGAGAGTCTTGGTGGCGAGATCTCTCCTTCATCAACAAGCGATTTGAGGAGGTATTTGAGGTAA